Proteins found in one Triticum aestivum cultivar Chinese Spring chromosome 4D, IWGSC CS RefSeq v2.1, whole genome shotgun sequence genomic segment:
- the LOC123099027 gene encoding probable polyamine transporter At3g13620: MSQGFLLAAEQPSQRQEQQELHDIVRQEHHGYTRQQGGGPTLSVYGHKRKITLIPLVFLIYFEVAGGPYGAEKAVLAAGPLFTLLGFLVFPFAWGVPESLITAELAAAFPGNGGFVLWADHAFGPLAGFLLGMWKYLSIVINIAAYTALIADYLGGSGVAPAVAQPGGARTGAVIGMTLLLSFVNYAGVSVVGWGAVALGMVSLAPFVLMTAMAVPKVRPSRWASQVKGDKDWRLFFNTLFWNLNYWDCASTMAGEVERPEQTFPRALALAVVLIASSYLLPLMAATGAIDAPPDAWVNGYLADAAGIIGGPWLKYWTGAGAVISSIGMFEAQMSSGAFQLLGMADLGLLPAVFSRRAARTGTPWVAIAVSTIVTIVVSFLCFDDVVATANFLYSLGTLLEFASFLWLRAKHPAMKRPYRVPLPLPALVAMCAVPSAFLAYVCVVAGWKVFALAGGLTMLGVGWHGVMRVCKANKVLRFNNTVSADPQQDPGDDYHLVPGVRNYRLA, encoded by the exons ATGAGCCAAGGATTCCTCTTAGCGGCCGAACAACCATCACAGAGGCAGGAGCAACAAGAATTGCACGACATCGTCCGGCAAGAGCACCATGGGTACACCAGGCAACAAGGCGGTGGCCCGACGTTGTCCGTCTACGGCCACAAGCGCAAGATCACTCTGATTCCGCTCGTCTTCCTCATCTACTTCGAGGTGGCGGGCGGCCCCTATGGCGCCGAGAAGGCCGTCCTCGCAGCGGGGCCGCTCTTCACCCTGCTCGGCTTCCTCGTCTTCCCCTTCGCGTGGGGCGTCCCGGAGTCGCTCATcaccgccgagctcgccgccgccttCCCGGGCAACGGCGGCTTCGTCCTGTGGGCCGACCACGCCTTCGGCCCGCTCGCGGGCTTCCTCCTCGGCATGTGGAAGTACCTCAGCATCGTCATCAACATCGCCGCCTACACGGCCCTCATCGCCGACTACCTTGGCGGAAGCGGAGTGGCCCCCGCGGTCGCGCAGCCCGGCGGGGCGCGCACGGGCGCGGTGATCGGCATGACGTTGTTGCTCTCCTTCGTGAACTACGCCGGCGTGAGCGTTGTCGGGTGGGGCGCCGTGGCGCTGGGGATGGTGTCGCTGGCCCCGTTCGTGCTCATGACTGCCATGGCGGTGCCCAAGGTGAGGCCGAGTCGGTGGGCGTCGCAGGTGAAGGGGGACAAGGACTGGAGGCTCTTCTTCAACACGCTCTTCTGGAACCTCAACTACTGGGACTGCGCCAGCACGATGGCCGGCGAGGTGGAGCGGCCCGAGCAGACGTTCCCGCGGGCACTGGCACTCGCCGTCGTTCTCATCGCCAGCAGTTACCTGCTGCCGCTTATGGCCGCGACCGGCGCCATCGACGCGCCACCGGATGCCTGGGTCAACGGCTACTTGGCTGACGCGGCAG GCATCATCGGGGGCCCATGGCTCAAATACTGGACAGGGGCCGGCGCAGTGATCTCCTCCATCGGCATGTTCGAAGCCCAGATGAGCAGCGGCGCATTCCAGCTCCTTGGCATGGCGGACTTGGGCCTGCTCCCAGCCGTCTTCTCCCGTCGCGCCGCCCGAACCGGCACCCCGTGGGTGGCTATCGCCGTGTCAACCATTGTCACGATCGTTGTCTCCTTCCTCTGCTTCGACGACGTTGTCGCCACCGCTAACTTCTTGTACAGCCTCGGCACGTTGCTCGAGTTCGCATCCTTCCTCTGGCTCCGCGCCAAGCACCCAGCGATGAAGCGCCCTTACCGCGTGCCGCTGCCATTGCCTGCGCTTGTGGCAATGTGTGCGGTGCCATCTGCGTTCCTGGCCTATGTGTGTGTGGTGGCTGGGTGGAAAGTATTCGCCCTCGCCGGGGGGCTGACTATGCTCGGCGTCGGATGGCATGGCGTCATGAGGGTGTGCAAGGCCAATAAGGTGCTCAGGTTCAACAACACAGTTTCTGCTGACCCTCAACAGGATCCTGGAGATGACTATCATCTGGTTCCGGGGGTGAGAAATTATCGGTTAGCTTAA